A stretch of Tigriopus californicus strain San Diego chromosome 11, Tcal_SD_v2.1, whole genome shotgun sequence DNA encodes these proteins:
- the LOC131889907 gene encoding zinc finger protein 883-like, producing the protein MFGSRLESNWERVEHALHLRDMCFNAFKSEDLCDLTLTSLPTNQSFLTHKVVIAAFSELWRSNISGTDILKIEASPEEVKTLLKYMYTGFIDVNDSSSWEGFQRLVDQYQIYLSLKVQKKFSRLYRTEKTCPWFCATCGRNWSRPDHAVAHAKNVGHHQVKCSKCHRAVPLLDDLESSTNPSMSSHLCYCDLGQRLQPQGGEGDPNEVDEDNGEDEDWGSPTASMIMPELILQEEDPEVEEEDDDDDEDGEGEHEEDHEDGNGEDREEHDEPEERRNRKEQTLKQPILLKNMKSKTNDRTTGFSYPPSSRKEQEQIRNKKKYLCSLCGSTLTGKTAYNRHQLIHTGKRPFSCDICGKSFTQNMRLTVHSRSHTGERPFLCSLCGKTFVESCKLNRHLQRVHMANKDGNPLIPGQPVINTEKFIMPISSHLKRQQNVITGNKKGLKPNVIK; encoded by the exons ATGTTTGGATCAAGGTTGGAATCCAATTGGGAAAGAGTGGAGCACGCGTTGCATTTGAGAGATATGTGCTTCAATGCCTTCAAAAGCGAGGATCTCTGTGACCTAACCCTCACGTCATTGCCCACCAATCAAAGCTTTCTCACCCACAAAGTAGTGATTGCGGCCTTTTCGGAGTTATGGCGAAGCAATATCTCAGGAACAGATATTCTCAAGATCGAGGCCTCGCCCGAAGAGGTCAAGACACTTTTGAAATACATGTATACCGGCTTCATTGACGTCAATGATTCTTCCTCATGGGAGGGATTCCAACGCCTGGTGGACCAATACCAAATTTATCTCTCACTGAAAGTTCAAAAGAAGTTCTCAAGGCTCTACCGGACCGAGAAGACTTGCCCGTGGTTCTGCGCCACATGTGGACGAAATTGGTCCCGACCAGATCACGCCGTGGCCCATGCGAAAAATGTCGGGCATCACCAAGTCAAATGTTCCAAGTGTCATCGAGCCGTTCCCCTCTTGGACGACTTGGAGTCCAGTACAAACCCGTCTATGTCTAGCCATCTTTGCTACTGTGATTTGGGCCAAAGGCTCCAACCCCAGGGCGGCGAGGGAGACCCAAATGAGGTAGATGAGGACAACGGAGAGGACGAGGATTGGGGTTCGCCTACAGCCAGTATGATTATGCCTGAATTGATCCTTCAAGAAGAGGATCCGGAAGtcgaggaagaggacgacgacgacgacgaagacggcGAGGGTGAACATGAAGAGGACCATGAAGATGGTAATGGAGAGGATCGGGAGGAACATGATGAACCTGAAGAGCGGCGAAACCGAAAAGAGCAAACTTTGAAGCAGCCAATCCTGCTTAAGAACatgaaatcaaaaacaaatgacagGACAACGGGTTTCTCTTATCCACCCTCCAGCCGAAAGGAGCAGGAGCAAAtaaggaacaagaaaaaatatctttgtaGTTTATGTGGAAGTACCCTGACGGGTAAGACAGCCTATAACCGTCACCAG TTGATCCATACTGGCAAACGCCCATTTTCATGTGATATTTGTGGCAAGTCTTTCACCCAGAACATGAGGCTGACAGTACATTCACGTTCTCATACAG gcGAGCGACCTTTTCTTTGCTCTCTCTGTGGAAAGACCTTTGTGGAGAGTTGCAAATTGAATCGTCATCTACAGCGGGTACACATGGCAAACAAAGACGGAAACCCTTTGATCCCCGGCCAGCCTGTAATCAACACAGAAAAGTTCATTATGCCGATCTCGTCACATCTTAAGCGGCAGCAAAATGTAATAACGGGAAACAAAAAAGGCTTGAAGCCAAAtgtaatcaaataa
- the LOC131890750 gene encoding nucleolin-like produces the protein MSSHLCDCDLGQRLQPQGGEGDPNEVDEDNGEDEDWGSPTASMIMPELILQEEDPEVEEEDDDDDEDGEGEHEEDHEDGNGEDREEHDEPEERRNRKEQTLKQPILLKNMKSKTNDRTTGFSYPPSSRKEQEQIRNKKKYLCSLCGSTLTGKTAYNRHQAVNPLGEAWCERNSSLGPGEGGVEDLYLPEKWFDR, from the exons ATGTCTAGCCATCTTTGCGACTGTGATTTGGGCCAAAGGCTCCAACCCCAGGGCGGCGAGGGAGACCCAAATGAGGTAGATGAGGACAACGGAGAGGACGAGGATTGGGGTTCGCCTACAGCCAGTATGATTATGCCTGAATTGATCCTTCAAGAAGAGGATCCGGAAGtcgaggaagaggacgacgacgacgacgaagacggcGAGGGTGAACATGAAGAGGACCATGAAGATGGTAATGGAGAGGATCGGGAGGAACATGATGAACCTGAAGAGCGGCGAAACCGAAAAGAGCAAACTTTGAAGCAGCCAATCCTGCTTAAGAACatgaaatcaaaaacaaatgacagGACAACGGGTTTCTCTTATCCACCCTCCAGCCGAAAGGAGCAGGAGCAAAtaaggaacaagaaaaaatatctttgtaGTTTATGTGGAAGTACCCTGACGGGTAAGACAGCCTATAACCGTCACCAG GCTGTCAATCCTTTGGGTGAAGCCTGGTGTGAGCGGAATTCATCATTGGGACCGGGCGAAGGTGGTGTGGAAGACTTGTACCTTCCCGAGAAGTGGTTTGACCGGTAA